The proteins below are encoded in one region of Nitrospira sp.:
- the icd gene encoding isocitrate dehydrogenase, whose translation MTTKADKIIYTKTDEAPMLATYSFLPIINAFSKAAGVTVELRDISLAGRVLAVFPEYLTAEQKQPDALAELGELAKTPEANIIKLPNISASIPQLVATIKELQSQGYKLPDYPENPKDDKEKEIKARYDKVKGSAVNPVLREGNSDRRAPLSVKAHARKHPHKMGAWTSDSKTHVAHMKGGDFRSNEKSITVQAATTAKIEFVGADGKATVLKDKIALQAGEVLDATFMSVKALRTFLEEQIEDAKKQGVLFSLHMKATMMKVSDPKIFGHAVRVYYKDVFDKHGETFKKLGVDPDNGLGDVYAKIKSLPDDQRKAIESDIQAVYQKRPPMAMVNSDKGITNLHVPSDIIIDASMPPVIRDSGKMWNPEGKLQDVKCVIPDASYAPVYHEVVEFCKKHGAFDPRAMGSIPNVGLMAQAAEEYGSHDKTYKAPANGTMRIVDASGKTLIEHKVEEGDIWRACQVKDAPIQDWVKLAVNRAKATGSPAVFWLNKDRPHDAELIKKVNAYLPKHDTAGLEIKIMAPADACRYSLERMKEGKDTISVTGNVLRDYLTDLFPILEIGTSAKMLSIVPLLNGGGLFETGAGGSAPKHVQQFQQEGYLRWDSLGEFLALAASLEHLAKVGNNQVAKILADTLDQANAKFLESNKSPARKVGEIDNRGSHFYLALYWAQALAAQTADKKIAEKFTKIAKDLSDNEKKIDGELLAAQGKPQDVGGYYHPDDAKAFRAMRPSATLNAIIDGIA comes from the coding sequence ATGACGACCAAAGCGGATAAAATCATCTACACAAAGACCGATGAAGCGCCGATGCTGGCGACGTATTCCTTCTTGCCCATCATCAATGCGTTTAGCAAGGCCGCCGGCGTAACTGTGGAATTGCGGGATATTTCCTTGGCGGGCCGGGTACTCGCCGTGTTTCCGGAGTATCTCACAGCTGAGCAAAAGCAGCCGGACGCCCTGGCGGAGTTGGGGGAGTTGGCCAAGACCCCTGAAGCCAACATCATCAAGCTGCCCAACATCAGTGCGTCGATCCCGCAGTTGGTGGCCACCATCAAGGAGTTACAAAGCCAGGGTTACAAGCTGCCGGACTACCCGGAAAATCCAAAGGACGACAAGGAAAAGGAGATCAAGGCCCGCTACGACAAGGTCAAAGGCAGTGCTGTGAATCCGGTCTTGCGCGAAGGTAACTCCGACCGGCGCGCTCCGCTCTCCGTCAAAGCGCACGCACGCAAGCATCCGCACAAGATGGGTGCCTGGACATCGGATTCCAAGACGCACGTCGCTCATATGAAGGGCGGAGATTTTCGTTCCAATGAGAAGTCGATCACAGTTCAGGCGGCGACCACTGCCAAGATCGAGTTCGTGGGGGCTGATGGCAAGGCGACGGTGCTGAAAGACAAGATCGCCCTCCAGGCGGGCGAAGTGCTCGACGCCACCTTCATGAGCGTCAAGGCCTTGCGCACTTTTCTCGAGGAGCAAATTGAAGACGCAAAGAAACAGGGGGTCTTGTTCTCGCTGCACATGAAGGCCACCATGATGAAGGTCTCGGATCCGAAGATCTTTGGTCATGCCGTGAGGGTGTATTATAAAGACGTCTTTGACAAGCACGGGGAAACATTCAAGAAGCTTGGCGTCGATCCAGACAACGGCCTCGGTGACGTCTACGCGAAGATCAAATCGTTGCCGGACGACCAGCGCAAGGCAATTGAATCCGATATTCAAGCCGTGTATCAGAAGCGGCCCCCGATGGCGATGGTGAACTCTGACAAAGGCATCACCAATCTTCATGTGCCGAGCGACATCATCATCGATGCCTCGATGCCACCGGTCATCCGGGACAGCGGCAAGATGTGGAATCCGGAAGGCAAGCTCCAGGACGTCAAATGTGTGATCCCTGACGCCAGCTATGCACCCGTCTATCACGAGGTGGTCGAGTTTTGTAAGAAGCACGGGGCCTTTGATCCGCGTGCGATGGGCAGCATCCCGAACGTGGGCTTGATGGCACAGGCCGCGGAAGAGTACGGCTCCCACGATAAGACCTACAAAGCACCGGCGAATGGCACGATGCGTATCGTCGATGCGAGCGGCAAGACCTTGATCGAACACAAGGTCGAGGAGGGCGATATTTGGCGCGCCTGTCAGGTGAAGGATGCGCCGATTCAAGACTGGGTTAAACTGGCGGTGAACCGGGCGAAGGCGACCGGCTCGCCAGCCGTGTTTTGGTTGAACAAGGATCGTCCCCACGATGCCGAACTAATCAAGAAGGTGAACGCGTATTTGCCGAAGCACGACACAGCCGGCCTCGAGATCAAAATCATGGCCCCAGCCGACGCCTGCCGCTACTCGTTGGAGCGGATGAAAGAAGGGAAGGATACGATTTCGGTCACGGGCAATGTGCTCCGTGACTACCTGACCGACTTGTTCCCGATCCTCGAGATCGGCACCAGCGCCAAGATGCTCTCCATTGTCCCCTTGCTGAACGGCGGTGGATTATTTGAGACCGGGGCGGGCGGATCGGCCCCCAAGCACGTCCAACAATTCCAGCAAGAGGGCTACCTTCGTTGGGATTCGCTGGGTGAATTTCTCGCCCTGGCTGCATCACTCGAACATCTGGCGAAGGTCGGAAACAATCAGGTGGCAAAGATCCTCGCGGACACACTGGATCAAGCGAACGCGAAATTCCTCGAAAGCAATAAGTCCCCAGCCCGTAAGGTCGGTGAAATCGACAATCGCGGCAGCCACTTCTACCTGGCCCTTTATTGGGCCCAGGCCTTGGCGGCCCAAACCGCCGACAAAAAGATCGCGGAGAAGTTTACCAAGATCGCCAAGGACCTGAGCGACAACGAGAAAAAGATTGACGGCGAGTTGCTCGCGGCGCAGGGCAAGCCACAGGATGTCGGCGGGTACTATCACCCGGACGATGCCAAGGCATTCAGAGCCATGCGCCCGAGTGCGACCTTGAATGCCATTATTGACGGAATCGCCTGA